One Astatotilapia calliptera chromosome 1, fAstCal1.2, whole genome shotgun sequence DNA segment encodes these proteins:
- the uraha gene encoding 5-hydroxyisourate hydrolase has product MSASRLQQLKSQILPDNKLTAMSESPSPLTTHVLNTAMGVPGSNMALSLYQQDPSTNTWNLITTGTTNDDGRCPGLIAKQSFKSGVYKMHFETAQYWASMGETCFYPYVEIVFTINDPGQKYHIPLLLSRFSYSTYRGS; this is encoded by the exons ATGAGCGCTTCCAGGCTGCAGCAACTGAAGAGTCAGATTTTGCCTGATAATAAG CTCACAGCAATGTCAGAATCACCTAGTCCTCTGACCACACATGTGCTGAACACTGCAATGGGTGTCCCTGGGTCAAATATGGCCCTCAGCCTTTATCAACAAGACCCCTCCACAAACACCTGGAATTTAATCACCACCGG GACCACTAATGATGATGGACGTTGCCCTGGACTTATCGCAAAACAATCATTTAAATCTGGTGTgtacaaaatgcattttgagACGGCTCAGTATTGGGCGAGTATGGGAGAGACCTGCTTTTACCCGTATGTTGAG ATTGTCTTCACCATAAATGACCCTGGGCAAAAGTACCATATCCCTCTGCTTCTGAGTCGTTTCTCTTACAGTACATACAGAGGGAGCTAG